One Candidatus Methylomirabilota bacterium genomic window, TGGCCGCGATGCCGAGGGCGGCGCCGGCGCGCCCGCGTTTGGCCATCGCATAGCCGTCGAGGCAGGTGACGACCGACGCCGACTCGCCGGGCACGTTGAGCAGGATGGAGGTGGTAGAGCCGCCGTACTTGGCGCCGTAGTAGATGCCGGCCAGCATGATCAGGGCGCTGGTCGGGTTCATCTGGAAGGTGAGCGGCAACAGCATGGCGATCGTGGCCGGCGGCCCCAGTCCCGGCATGACGCCGACCACGGTGCCCAGGAACACGCCCACGAAGCACCACAGCAGATTGATCGGCGCCAGCGCGACCGCGAAGCCCTGGAGCAGACTCGTCGCGACGTCCACCGCTCAGAAACCCAACCAGCCGGTCGGGAGCGACACGTTGAGCGCCACCGGGAACAGCAGATAGAAGCCGAGCGCCCCGCCCACCGCCACGGCGAGCGCGGGAAGCATCGGCCGGCGGTACATCACCGCGACCACGAACCACGTGAACAGGGCGAACGAGCACAGGAACCCGAGGATCTTGATCAGGCCAACGCACGCCACCAATGCTGCCCAGGTCGTGATCGCCCTGCCGCTGGGGCGCCAGTCGACTCCTCGGTCCCTGGCCCCCGCGCCATGCGGCACCGCCCGGGTGGCGACCAGCAGCAGTCCCAGCGCGATCATCGCCAGGCCGTACCACGATGGGAAGAACCCCGCTCCCGGACCATCGGCGCCGAGGTACTCCCACCGGCGCGCTTCCACGACGATGTAGATGCCGAGCCCGGCCAGCGCCGCGCCGGAAACGATGTCGCCGGTCTTCAGTTTTCGTGTCCTCCTCAGCGCTTCTTCAACTGGTCCAGCGCCCCTTCCCGCGACCGCTTCTCCACGATGCTGGAGTCCATGATGTCCGCGGGCTTGAGCCGCGCCGCTTCCTTGTTGATCTCCAGTTCGGCCATGAGCTTGAGGACCATGGCGCCATCGTCCAGTGATGGGACCGGGTTGGAGGTGAGGCCCTCCACGCCTTCCTTGTAAGCTTCCTCGAGCTCGCCCGCCTTTTCAAGCCTCAGATGTCTCGAAATGCTCTGCTTGACCCGCTCTTTGTTCCCGGGCTCCAGCGTGAAGGCGAAGCCGTCGGCGTTCGAGACGGAACGCAGCCGGCTGGCGGCGGTGGACGGCGTGAGCTTCGAGATTCCCGAGGGTCGGATCTTCACGCTGCTGGGGCCGAGCGGGTGCGGGAAGACCACCACCATGCGCTGCGTGGCTGGACTGGAGAAACCCGAGACGGGAGAGATCGTCATCGGGGACCAGCCCGTGTTGTCCTCGGCGCGGCGCGTGTTCGTCCCCCCCAACAAGCGCGCGATCGGGATGGTGTTTCAGCGCTACGCCATCTGGCCGCACATGACCGTCTTCGACAACGTGGCGTTTCCGCTGGTGGTGGAGAAGCGGCCCCGGGCGGAGATCCGTGAGCGCGTGGCCGACGTCCTGAAGATCGTGGGGCTCTCGGGGCTCGAGGATCGCTCGGCCCGCGCCTGTCCGGTAGCCAGCAGCAGCGCG contains:
- a CDS encoding tripartite tricarboxylate transporter TctB family protein; this translates as MRRTRKLKTGDIVSGAALAGLGIYIVVEARRWEYLGADGPGAGFFPSWYGLAMIALGLLLVATRAVPHGAGARDRGVDWRPSGRAITTWAALVACVGLIKILGFLCSFALFTWFVVAVMYRRPMLPALAVAVGGALGFYLLFPVALNVSLPTGWLGF